The Panicum hallii strain FIL2 chromosome 9, PHallii_v3.1, whole genome shotgun sequence genome has a window encoding:
- the LOC112874717 gene encoding acylamino-acid-releasing enzyme 2-like isoform X1, translating to MLPNPSYCKNSPKSQALTVLGFSKIRTVWPQSSYYTSFVHNHHVHFSRNSIKLAYKGASFMTAEGISTAMFSISQPDLLANSTRKYTMYCHITGAGTNSRDFQWSPFPTEMTGVSVIVPSPSGSKLLIVRNGEKGCPTKLEIVDQSHVAKEIHLGQSLHGPLYTDEWFHGISWNQEETLITYIAEAPPQPRPVFSDSGYRKGDSSDEDYNTWKGQGDWEEDWGERYSKKGRPSLFVLDIASGEVRAAEGIATSLSVGQVVWAPPSSSGSQKYLVFVGWLEHNGFHNTARKLGIKYCSNRPCALYAIASPFERPETDNKPVCDGKSDSAASARNLTASISSAFFPRFSQDGKILLFLSAKQAVNSGAHNATDSLHKMNWPSDWKMDKELHVTEVVPIVMCPEDGCFPGLYCSSILSNPWLSDGCTMILTSAWRSTEVILSIDVLSGKVTRITPEDSHYSWSALTIDGDNVLAVSSSPIDPPHIRYGRQVTPERQARRWTWDEVDSPLMTASDKVKSLLSHHSVTILQIPVTNASGDLSDGGKLPFEAIFVSYKDSSHSPTVVILHGGPHSVSVSSYVKSSAFLASLGFNLLIVNYRGTPGFGEEALQSLPGKVGSQDVQDCLTAIDHVINEKLIDASKVAVVGISHGGFLTTHLIGQAPDRFIVGAARNPVCNLALMIGTTDIPDWCYIVACGTEAKQYASESPSPDHLRLFYEKSPIAHISKVKAPLLMLLGGADLRVPVSNGLQYARALRERGGQVKIMMFPEDIHEIIIPRSDFESFLNIGVWFKTHLK from the exons ATGCTTCCCAATCCAAGTTACTGCAAGAATTCACCAAAGTCCCAAGCATTGACAGTGCTTGGGTTCTCAAAAATAAGAACGGTGTGGCCACAGTCTTCTTATTATACTTCCTTTGTCCATAATCATCATGTACACTTCTCTAGAAATTCTATCAAGCTGGCATACAAAGGTGCTTCCTTTATGACTGCAGAAGGCATATCCACAGCAATGTTCTCCATTAGCCAGCCAGACCTACTGGCGAACAGCACCAGAAAATACACTATGTACTGTCATATTACGGGGGCTGGTACCAACTCTCGGGATTTCCAGTGGTCTCCTTTCCCCACTGAAATGACTGGAGTGTCTGTCATCGTCCCATCCCCGTCGGGGTCGAAGCTTCTTATAGTGCGAAACGGAGAGAAAGGTTGCcctactaagcttgaaattgtTGATCAATCACATGTGGCGAAGGAGATACATTTAGGTCAGTCTCTCCATGGTCCGCTCTATACCGATGAATG GTTTCATGGTATTTCCTGGAATCAAGAAGAGACCTTGATAACATACATTGCTGAAGCTCCACCCCAACCAAGACCAGTTTTCAGCGATTCTGGATATAGAAAGGGAGACTCTTCTGATGAAGACTATAATACCTGGAAAGGACAAGGGGATTGGGAAGAGGACTGGGGTGAAAGATACTCCAAAAAAGGGAGACCCTCATTGTTTGTTCTTGACATTGCCAG TGGAGAAGTGCGAGCGGCTGAAGGCATTGCAACATCATTGAGTGTTGGCCAAGTTGTTTGGGCTCCCCCTTCTTCAAGTGGCagtcaaaagtatttggttttcGTTGGATGGTTAGAGCACAACGGGTTTCATAACACTGCTAGAAAACTTGGTATCAAGTACTGTTCTAACAGGCCATGTGCTCTTTATGCAATTGCTAGCCCTTTCGAAAGACCAGAGACTGACAATAAACCAGTTTG CGATGGTAAATCAGACTCCGCTGCATCGGCACGCAACTTAACAGCAAGCATCAGTAGTGCTTTCTTTCCACGTTTCAG CCAGGATGGAAAAATCCTACTCTTCCTTTCTGCAAAACAGGCTGTAAATAGTGGAGCACATAATGCAACGGATTCTCTGCATAAGATGAACTGGCCTTCTGATTGGAAAATGGATAAAGAACTTCATGTTACTGAAGTG GTGCCTATTGTAATGTGCCCTGAAGATGGTTGTTTCCCGGGTCTTTACTGTTCGTCCATTCTGTCGAATCCTTGGCTTTCTGATGGATGCACGATGATACTAACATCTGCTTGGAGAAGTACCGAAGTGATATTATCAATAGATGTTTTAAG TGGAAAAGTAACAAGAATTACTCCAGAAGACTCGCATTACTCATGGAGTGCTCTTACCATAGATGGTGACAATGTTCTTGCTG TGTCAAGTAGTCCCATCGACCCTCCTCATATCAGGTATGGACGCCAAGTGACACCAGAGCGTCAAGCACGCAGATGGACTTGGGATGAAGTTGATAGTCCGTTGATGACAGCCAGCGATAAG GTTAAGTCCTTGTTGTCGCATCACAGTGTCACTATACTTCAAATTCCTGTCACTAACGCCTCTGGTGACCTCTCTGATG GGGGCAAACTTCCATTTGAGGCCATTTTTGTGTCCTACAAGGATAGTTCGCACAGTCCAACTGTTGTAATCCTTCATGGTGGCCCACACTCAGTGTCTGTGTCAAGCTACGTGAAATCCTCAGCCTTTCTTGCTTCACTTGGATTCAACCTGCTTATTGTAAATTATCG aggTACACCAGGTTTTGGGGAGGAGGCTTTACAATCGCTTCCTGGAAAAGTAGGATCTCAG GACGTCCAAGACTGTCTTACAGCCATAGATCACGTCATCAATGAAAAGCTAATAGATGCTTCCAAAGTAGCTGTTGTTGGGATTTCACATGGTGGATTCTTGACAACTCATCTGATAGGCCAG GCTCCAGATAGATTTATCGTGGGAGCTGCTCGGAATCCTGTGTGCAACCTGGCGCTGATGATTGGCACCACTGACATTCCAGACTGGTGTTACATAGTGGCCTGCGGAACTGAAGCGAAGCAATACGCCTCTGAATCCCCTTCACCTGACCATCTTCGCCTCTTCTACGAGAAATCGCCAATTGCTCATATCTCAAAA GTGAAAGCGCCCCTTCTTATGCTTCTTGGAGGAGCTGATCTTCGAGTACCCGTTTCTAATGGCCTACAG TACGCAAGGGCCCTGAGAGAAAGGGGTGGCCAGGTCAAAATCATGATGTTCCCAGAGGACATACACGAAATCATCAT ACCACGGTCTGATTTCGAAAGTTTCCTCAACATTGGAGTTTGGTTCAAGACACATCTAAAATAG
- the LOC112874717 gene encoding acylamino-acid-releasing enzyme 2-like isoform X2 — MDLTTSEEYASQSKLLQEFTKVPSIDSAWVLKNKNEGISTAMFSISQPDLLANSTRKYTMYCHITGAGTNSRDFQWSPFPTEMTGVSVIVPSPSGSKLLIVRNGEKGCPTKLEIVDQSHVAKEIHLGQSLHGPLYTDEWFHGISWNQEETLITYIAEAPPQPRPVFSDSGYRKGDSSDEDYNTWKGQGDWEEDWGERYSKKGRPSLFVLDIASGEVRAAEGIATSLSVGQVVWAPPSSSGSQKYLVFVGWLEHNGFHNTARKLGIKYCSNRPCALYAIASPFERPETDNKPVCDGKSDSAASARNLTASISSAFFPRFSQDGKILLFLSAKQAVNSGAHNATDSLHKMNWPSDWKMDKELHVTEVVPIVMCPEDGCFPGLYCSSILSNPWLSDGCTMILTSAWRSTEVILSIDVLSGKVTRITPEDSHYSWSALTIDGDNVLAVSSSPIDPPHIRYGRQVTPERQARRWTWDEVDSPLMTASDKVKSLLSHHSVTILQIPVTNASGDLSDGGKLPFEAIFVSYKDSSHSPTVVILHGGPHSVSVSSYVKSSAFLASLGFNLLIVNYRGTPGFGEEALQSLPGKVGSQDVQDCLTAIDHVINEKLIDASKVAVVGISHGGFLTTHLIGQAPDRFIVGAARNPVCNLALMIGTTDIPDWCYIVACGTEAKQYASESPSPDHLRLFYEKSPIAHISKVKAPLLMLLGGADLRVPVSNGLQYARALRERGGQVKIMMFPEDIHEIIIPRSDFESFLNIGVWFKTHLK; from the exons ATGGATTTGACAACATCTGAAGAATATGCTTCCCAATCCAAGTTACTGCAAGAATTCACCAAAGTCCCAAGCATTGACAGTGCTTGGGTTCTCAAAAATAAGAACG AAGGCATATCCACAGCAATGTTCTCCATTAGCCAGCCAGACCTACTGGCGAACAGCACCAGAAAATACACTATGTACTGTCATATTACGGGGGCTGGTACCAACTCTCGGGATTTCCAGTGGTCTCCTTTCCCCACTGAAATGACTGGAGTGTCTGTCATCGTCCCATCCCCGTCGGGGTCGAAGCTTCTTATAGTGCGAAACGGAGAGAAAGGTTGCcctactaagcttgaaattgtTGATCAATCACATGTGGCGAAGGAGATACATTTAGGTCAGTCTCTCCATGGTCCGCTCTATACCGATGAATG GTTTCATGGTATTTCCTGGAATCAAGAAGAGACCTTGATAACATACATTGCTGAAGCTCCACCCCAACCAAGACCAGTTTTCAGCGATTCTGGATATAGAAAGGGAGACTCTTCTGATGAAGACTATAATACCTGGAAAGGACAAGGGGATTGGGAAGAGGACTGGGGTGAAAGATACTCCAAAAAAGGGAGACCCTCATTGTTTGTTCTTGACATTGCCAG TGGAGAAGTGCGAGCGGCTGAAGGCATTGCAACATCATTGAGTGTTGGCCAAGTTGTTTGGGCTCCCCCTTCTTCAAGTGGCagtcaaaagtatttggttttcGTTGGATGGTTAGAGCACAACGGGTTTCATAACACTGCTAGAAAACTTGGTATCAAGTACTGTTCTAACAGGCCATGTGCTCTTTATGCAATTGCTAGCCCTTTCGAAAGACCAGAGACTGACAATAAACCAGTTTG CGATGGTAAATCAGACTCCGCTGCATCGGCACGCAACTTAACAGCAAGCATCAGTAGTGCTTTCTTTCCACGTTTCAG CCAGGATGGAAAAATCCTACTCTTCCTTTCTGCAAAACAGGCTGTAAATAGTGGAGCACATAATGCAACGGATTCTCTGCATAAGATGAACTGGCCTTCTGATTGGAAAATGGATAAAGAACTTCATGTTACTGAAGTG GTGCCTATTGTAATGTGCCCTGAAGATGGTTGTTTCCCGGGTCTTTACTGTTCGTCCATTCTGTCGAATCCTTGGCTTTCTGATGGATGCACGATGATACTAACATCTGCTTGGAGAAGTACCGAAGTGATATTATCAATAGATGTTTTAAG TGGAAAAGTAACAAGAATTACTCCAGAAGACTCGCATTACTCATGGAGTGCTCTTACCATAGATGGTGACAATGTTCTTGCTG TGTCAAGTAGTCCCATCGACCCTCCTCATATCAGGTATGGACGCCAAGTGACACCAGAGCGTCAAGCACGCAGATGGACTTGGGATGAAGTTGATAGTCCGTTGATGACAGCCAGCGATAAG GTTAAGTCCTTGTTGTCGCATCACAGTGTCACTATACTTCAAATTCCTGTCACTAACGCCTCTGGTGACCTCTCTGATG GGGGCAAACTTCCATTTGAGGCCATTTTTGTGTCCTACAAGGATAGTTCGCACAGTCCAACTGTTGTAATCCTTCATGGTGGCCCACACTCAGTGTCTGTGTCAAGCTACGTGAAATCCTCAGCCTTTCTTGCTTCACTTGGATTCAACCTGCTTATTGTAAATTATCG aggTACACCAGGTTTTGGGGAGGAGGCTTTACAATCGCTTCCTGGAAAAGTAGGATCTCAG GACGTCCAAGACTGTCTTACAGCCATAGATCACGTCATCAATGAAAAGCTAATAGATGCTTCCAAAGTAGCTGTTGTTGGGATTTCACATGGTGGATTCTTGACAACTCATCTGATAGGCCAG GCTCCAGATAGATTTATCGTGGGAGCTGCTCGGAATCCTGTGTGCAACCTGGCGCTGATGATTGGCACCACTGACATTCCAGACTGGTGTTACATAGTGGCCTGCGGAACTGAAGCGAAGCAATACGCCTCTGAATCCCCTTCACCTGACCATCTTCGCCTCTTCTACGAGAAATCGCCAATTGCTCATATCTCAAAA GTGAAAGCGCCCCTTCTTATGCTTCTTGGAGGAGCTGATCTTCGAGTACCCGTTTCTAATGGCCTACAG TACGCAAGGGCCCTGAGAGAAAGGGGTGGCCAGGTCAAAATCATGATGTTCCCAGAGGACATACACGAAATCATCAT ACCACGGTCTGATTTCGAAAGTTTCCTCAACATTGGAGTTTGGTTCAAGACACATCTAAAATAG
- the LOC112875312 gene encoding acylamino-acid-releasing enzyme 1: MRKDSPIQPMVVLTTAFITCAKFHCRSIAAANLHPVSSFPPPARAPPPRGQLLQQRICKVSLHSIAMATAQASEAAANKGLPLGMDATMVDEYASQSKLLQEFVKIPSFGKAWIFNSKDENKSRAVVSISQSDLLGNKRRKFLLNSHISKSASKSVDFQWSPFPTEISGVSAVIPSPSGEKLLLVRNSEDDSPTKLEIWGPCQLENEIHIAKSVHGSLYTDEWFEGISWNQDETFIAYVAEEPPQPKPVFNDYGFKKEGSSEKDCKSWKGQGDWEETWGETYSKKRIPALFVVNISSGQVRSVKGIPRSLSVGQVIWAPSSSYGLVFVGWSSDNGFQETSRKLGIKYCYNRPCALFAAPDPFREETEKPSTEGNKGETTTMIKLTAHLSSAFFPRFSPDGKYLVFVSAKSAVDSGAHNATNSMHRIEWPVDGKLDGSLGIVDVVPIVMCPKDNCFPGLYCFGLLRHPWLTDGRTMILSSVWGSREVILSVNVVSCEVLRVSPQDSDYSWNVLALDKNNILAVSSSLITLPQIYYGIKVSQTESHWEWQEVSTPFPKPSDEISSILAEHKFNILKIPISNPSDKLANGAKLPFEAIFVSHKDSASNPTIVVLHGGPHSVYPSSYSKSLAFLFSQGYNLLVVNYRGSLGFGEEALQSLPGNIGSQDVNDVLTALDFVLNRELIDPSRVAVVGGSHGGFLTTHLIGQAPDTFVAAAARNPVCNLQLMVGTTDIPDWCFVEIYGKDGKKYFSESPSVDDLCQFHQKSPISHISKVKTPTLFLLGAQDLRVPVSNGLQYARALKERGIESKTIVFPEDIHGIDKPQSDFESFLNIGVWFKKHMSK; the protein is encoded by the exons ATGCGAAAAGATTCCCCCATCCAACCAATGGTGGTTTTGACCACGGCCTTCATCACCTGCGCCAAATTCCACTGCCGCTCCATTGCAGCTGCGAATTTACACCCCGTCTCGTCCTTTCCTCCCCCCGCTcgtgctccgccgccccgcggACAGCTGCTGCAGCAAAG AATTTGCAAGGTCTCACTGCACTCTATAGCTATGGCTACCGCACAAGCCTCAGAAGCAGCAGCTAACAAAGGGTTGCCTTTGGGGATGGATGCAACAATGGTCGATGAGTATGCCTCCCAGTCAAAGTTGCTGCAAGAATTCGTTAAGATTCCCAGTTTTGGCAAGGCTTGGATCTTCAATTCCAAGGATG AAAACAAATCCAGAGCAGTGGTTTCAATCAGCCAATCAGATCTTTTGGGCAATAAGAGGAGAAAGTTCCTTTTGAATTCTCATATTTCAAAGAGTGCCTCAAAGTCCGTCGATTTCCAGTGGTCTCCCTTCCCGACTGAAATAAGTGGAGTGTCAGCAGTTATTCCATCGCCTTCTGGAGAAAAACTTCTTCTAGTACGAAATTCTGAGGATGATTCCCCTACAAAACTAGAGATTTGGGGCCCATGTCAATTAGAGAATGAGATACATATTGCAAAATCTGTTCATGGCTCACTCTATACTGATGAATG GTTTGAAGGGATATCATGGAACCAGGATGAAACTTTCATAGCTTATGTTGCTGAGGAGCCTCCTCAACCAAAGCCAGTGTTCAATGATTACGGATTCAAGAAGGAAGGCTCATCTGAAAAGGACTGCAAGAGCTGGAAGGGACAAGGGGATTGGGAGGAAACCTGGGGAGAAACCTATTCGAAGAAAAGGATACCTGCACTGTTTGTTGTCAACATATCCAG TGGCCAAGTTCGATCTGTGAAGGGAATACCTAGATCATTAAGTGTTGGCCAAGTGATTTGGGCCCCATCATCTTCATATGGATTGGTTTTTGTTGGATGGTCATCTGACAATGGTTTCCAAGAGACTTCAAGGAAGCTTGGTATTAAATACTGCTACAACAGACCTTGTGCTCTGTTTGCTGCTCCTGATCCTTTCAGAGAAGAAACTGAGAAACCATCAACCGA GGGCAATAAGGGTGAAACTACAACTATGATCAAATTAACAGCACACCTGAGCAGTGCCTTCTTCCCACGGTTCAG TCCGGATGGGAAGTATCTTGTGTTCGTCTCAGCGAAGAGTGCTGTAGATAGTGGAGCACACAATGCCACAAATTCAATGCATAGAATTGAGTGGCCTGTAGATGGGAAACTGGATGGGAGCCTTGGTATCGTTGATGTG GTGCCCATTGTGATGTGCCCCAAAGATAACTGTTTCCCTGGGCTGTACTGCTTTGGATTGCTCAGGCATCCGTGGCTTACTGATGGACGGACTATGATTCTATCTTCTGTTTGGGGTAGTAGGGAAGTAATACTTTCAGTAAATGTCGTGAG TTGTGAAGTTTTAAGAGTTAGTCCCCAGGATTCAGATTATTCATGGAATGTTCTTGCACTTGACAAGAATAACATTCTTGCAG TTTCCAGTAGCCTTATTACACTCCCTCAAATATACTATGGAATCAAGGTTTCTCAGACTGAAAGCCATTGGGAGTGGCAGGAAGTTTCAACTCCTTTTCCAAAGCCATCTGATGAG ATAAGCTCCATATTAGCAGAGCATAAGTTCAACATACTCAAAATCCCGATTAGCAACCCTTCTGACAAACTAGCAAATG GGGCTAAGCTGCCTTTTGAGGCTATTTTTGTGTCACATAAGGATTCTGCAAGTAATCCAACCATTGTTGTTCTTCATGGTGGACCACACTCAGTTTACCCGTCAAGTTATTCCAAATCTTTGGCTTTTCTTTTTTCGCAGGGATATAATCTTCTTGTCGTGAACTACAG GGGTTCATTAGGATTTGGGGAAGAAGCACTCCAATCCCTTCCTGGAAATATTGGTTCTCAG GATGTCAACGATGTATTGACAGCTTTGGACTTTGTTTTAAATAGAGAGCTAATAGATCCATCTAGAGTCGCTGTAGTTGGAGGTTCACATGGAGGTTTCTTGACAACTCATTTGATCGGCCAG GCTCCTGATACATTTGTTGCAGCAGCTGCTCGAAATCCAGTATGTAACTTACAATTGATGGTGGGTACCACTGACATCCCTGATTGGTGCTTTGTCGAGATTTATGGAAAAGATGGGAAAAAGTACTTCTCAGAGTCTCCTTCAGTAGATGATCTTTGTCAATTCCACCAGAAGTCACCAATATCACACATTTCGAAG GTCAAAACACCTACGCTCTTTCTCCTTGGAGCGCAAGATCTCAGGGTTCCTGTTTCTAATGGCCTGCAG TATGCAAGGGCTTTGAAGGAGAGGGGAATTGAATCCAAAACTATTGTCTTCCCAGAAGATATCCACGGAATCGACAA GCCTCAGTCTGATTTCGAAAGCTTCCTCAACATAGGGGTTTGGTTCAAGAAGCACATGAGCAAATAA